ACCTTTCTTAAAAAATCAGTCGTAGGGTAAGAGTTCGTCTATCAAGTCTAAATGAGAAACAAAAATCTTCCTGCAGCAATAGCGCTTTATCCCTAAGTCATTCATAACTTCAGCAGGATTCTCTCCATTTTCTTTTCTCTCAATAAACTCTTC
This window of the Candidatus Poseidoniia archaeon genome carries:
- a CDS encoding DNA-directed RNA polymerase subunit N; its protein translation is MERKENGENPAEVMNDLGIKRYCCRKIFVSHLDLIDELLPYD